A window of the Wolbachia endosymbiont (group A) of Pogonocherus hispidulus genome harbors these coding sequences:
- the argS gene encoding arginine--tRNA ligase yields MNIFKQVSSLISSKLNELKQRGVINTSAANFIVEPPSNRAHGDIYTNVAMVLAKHEKKNSVEIAGMLAREFELFDEVAKVEIAGPGFINMHLKIEVWHGILKQINELKTEFGTLDIGNNQAINVEFVSANPTGPLHIGHARGAVFGDVLANLLKKVGYKVTKEYYINDAGAQIDTLIRSVYLRYKEALGEEVSIEKGLYPGEYLKPIGTGLAKKYGTELLEKQDNQVIRDYTLSSILEFIKEDMNLLGVNHDVFTSEYELQKSGKIEESIKILSDEGLVYEGYLEKPKGKESENWTSRKEMLFRSTKFGDDVDRALKKEDGSWTYFASDIAYHFDKISRGFNNMIVELGSDHGGYVKRLKAVVSALSDNKAKIEIKLHNIVNFFEDGKPVKMSKRSGNFLTARDVVEEVGKDITRFIMLTRKNDMVLDFDFAKVKEQSKDNPIFYVQYAHARAHSLMRNAPKELPTADPSLLKTDGELFLIKTLAKWPDVVKIAARLYEPHRITFYLLEVAEAFHVLWGYGKSDLNMRFILEDNLNLTAARMFLVQALAHVIASGLSIFNIEPLEEMS; encoded by the coding sequence ATGAACATTTTCAAACAGGTTTCCTCTCTAATTTCCAGCAAATTAAATGAGTTGAAGCAAAGGGGTGTCATAAATACAAGTGCGGCAAATTTTATTGTAGAGCCTCCAAGCAATAGAGCACATGGTGATATCTATACAAATGTTGCTATGGTGCTTGCAAAGCATGAAAAGAAGAATTCAGTCGAGATTGCAGGGATGTTAGCAAGAGAATTTGAACTTTTTGATGAAGTTGCAAAAGTGGAAATAGCAGGCCCTGGTTTCATCAACATGCACTTAAAAATAGAAGTATGGCATGGAATTTTAAAACAAATAAATGAGCTGAAAACAGAGTTTGGCACCCTAGATATAGGGAACAATCAGGCCATCAATGTTGAATTTGTATCTGCAAATCCAACTGGTCCACTGCATATTGGTCATGCAAGAGGGGCAGTATTTGGTGACGTTCTGGCAAATTTATTGAAAAAAGTTGGTTATAAAGTTACTAAGGAATACTATATTAATGATGCTGGAGCGCAGATAGATACGCTAATTCGGTCAGTATATTTGCGGTATAAGGAAGCTCTGGGAGAAGAAGTTAGCATCGAAAAAGGTTTATATCCAGGTGAATATTTAAAACCAATAGGGACTGGGCTGGCCAAAAAATATGGCACAGAGCTTCTAGAAAAGCAAGATAATCAAGTGATTAGAGACTATACTTTAAGTTCTATCTTGGAATTCATAAAGGAAGACATGAACTTACTTGGAGTAAATCATGATGTTTTTACTTCAGAGTATGAGCTACAAAAAAGTGGCAAAATCGAAGAGAGTATAAAGATATTATCTGACGAGGGTCTAGTGTATGAAGGGTACCTGGAGAAACCAAAAGGCAAAGAAAGTGAAAATTGGACTTCCAGAAAAGAAATGTTATTCCGCTCTACAAAATTTGGTGATGACGTTGACCGCGCATTGAAGAAAGAGGACGGCAGTTGGACTTATTTTGCCTCGGATATCGCTTACCATTTTGATAAGATATCACGTGGTTTTAACAATATGATCGTAGAGCTTGGTAGTGACCACGGCGGTTATGTCAAAAGGCTAAAAGCAGTCGTTTCTGCGCTGAGTGATAACAAAGCAAAGATAGAAATAAAATTGCATAATATTGTGAATTTTTTCGAGGATGGAAAACCTGTTAAGATGTCCAAAAGATCAGGAAATTTCCTCACGGCAAGGGATGTAGTGGAGGAAGTTGGCAAGGACATAACTCGTTTTATAATGTTAACACGCAAGAATGATATGGTTTTGGACTTTGATTTTGCTAAAGTTAAAGAACAGTCAAAAGACAACCCTATTTTTTACGTGCAATATGCGCATGCTCGTGCTCATTCGTTAATGCGTAATGCTCCAAAAGAGCTCCCAACAGCAGACCCTTCACTTTTAAAGACCGATGGGGAGCTCTTCCTCATAAAAACCTTAGCAAAGTGGCCAGATGTGGTAAAAATTGCAGCAAGGCTTTATGAGCCACACAGAATTACTTTCTACTTACTTGAAGTTGCAGAAGCGTTTCACGTTTTATGGGGGTATGGCAAGAGTGATTTAAACATGCGGTTCATACTGGAAGACAACTTAAACCTCACCGCTGCAAGAATGTTTCTCGTCCAAGCCTTAGCGCACGTCATTGCTTCTGGACTTTCTATCTTCAATATAGAGCCGTTAGAAGAAATGAGTTGA
- a CDS encoding type II toxin-antitoxin system RelE family toxin, with protein MKTSGNKTYTIKFLKNVIEKEIPALPAKIKLMVQEAIKKRLTVDPFNLGKPLCHSFRGQYRISYRIIYSINHSERKVLITAVGHRKNIYKHRRLHN; from the coding sequence ATGAAAACATCTGGAAATAAAACTTACACTATAAAATTCTTAAAAAATGTTATTGAAAAAGAAATTCCAGCTCTTCCGGCAAAGATTAAATTAATGGTTCAGGAGGCCATAAAGAAACGCCTTACAGTTGATCCTTTTAATCTAGGAAAGCCTTTATGTCATAGCTTTAGAGGGCAATATAGGATAAGCTACCGTATAATTTACAGCATAAATCATTCAGAACGTAAAGTACTTATTACTGCAGTGGGACATAGAAAAAACATTTACAAACACAGGAGATTACACAATTAA
- a CDS encoding IS4 family transposase, which produces MPTSIRFCKGQEEGSEDIALVRAINEAKVKKEDILLFDRGIRKVGTFAEFDEKEYKFITRVETSRKHDVVSRSKVIQGQQQDGSEILEDIIVNLYRAQGKIAEKHNLRLIKIKNKAGNEIWFLTNLFTMPAYDVAQAYRRRWDIEVFFKFIKQNLGYKHFLSHSMNGMKVYIYMIIITALLFLVYKIKNNLHGFKMALLQFTLDLNDSFIRSIVLLSGGNLHVVDHLISRHF; this is translated from the coding sequence TTGCCAACAAGTATAAGGTTTTGTAAAGGGCAAGAAGAAGGTAGTGAAGACATAGCACTGGTAAGGGCAATCAACGAAGCAAAAGTTAAAAAAGAGGATATTTTGCTATTTGATAGGGGAATCAGAAAGGTTGGAACTTTTGCTGAGTTTGATGAGAAGGAATACAAATTTATAACAAGAGTTGAAACAAGCAGAAAGCATGATGTTGTAAGTAGGAGTAAAGTTATTCAAGGACAACAGCAAGATGGATCAGAAATTTTAGAAGATATAATAGTTAATCTTTATCGCGCACAGGGCAAAATTGCAGAAAAGCATAACTTACGTTTGATAAAAATCAAAAACAAGGCAGGAAATGAAATATGGTTTTTAACTAACTTGTTTACGATGCCTGCTTATGATGTTGCACAGGCGTATAGGCGAAGGTGGGACATAGAAGTATTCTTCAAATTTATAAAGCAAAACCTTGGATATAAACACTTTTTGAGCCATAGCATGAACGGAATGAAAGTATATATTTATATGATTATTATTACAGCCCTGCTGTTTCTCGTTTATAAAATTAAAAACAATTTACATGGATTTAAAATGGCATTATTGCAATTTACACTAGATCTTAATGATTCTTTTATACGCTCAATTGTTTTACTATCAGGAGGTAATTTACATGTTGTCGATCATCTTATATCACGCCATTTTTGA